The nucleotide sequence TTGAATGCGAGTATACGAGCATAGAGAGGGCCATTCTCATCAAATTCATGAATATCCTGTCGACGAAGGTGCAGCATGATGTGGAATATGAGCCGTTGGATTCGACTTTGCGGATGACGACGACTGCGGCATTCATCGAGAAGTTCTTTCATGGTGAGGCAATGAGAAGCGGCGTGCAGCAGTCTGTTTTCAAACCCTTCATTTATACCATAGATTTCTTGTAAATTTTCCAGAGTATGATGTTCAAGCTGAGCAAGAAGCGGACGAAAAAGCAGATTGATTTCTGGTATAGCTTCTTCCGTATGCGCTTCGAATAAGGCTTCCATGCTGTTTGCAGGAAGAACTTTCGCCAGGAGGTTTCTTCGCGGTGCGGCGGTTTGGATTTCTCGGCGAATGGAACTTGCACTGGCATACGTGTCATGGAGTTCTTCATCATGATAAGCGGCGCCGATTCTTGCCACTGCAAAAGGTTCGATCGAAGTGGCGCAGCAATTCAAGGCGCGCAGGTATTCCAAGGCAAGGATGTTGTTCGGCTGCTTGAGGAAAGCTTCGTTTATACCGCTGCTTTGGGCAATGGCATGACTTAATGCAGCGGCATAGGAATGACCTTTTTGTACGTATGCATGGAGCAGTTCCTGCACATCGCTTCTCTTCGATGAATCCGCTGCGCATTGAAGAAAGGCGAGAGGGCTTTCTGCGCCGAAGGAGAGACCGTCAACGACACCCAAGCGCGAGAGCAGCGATACGCCTCCGTGTGCGAAATTCTGTGCGCTGCGCACGGCAAAGGCCGCCGGCAGTTCGAGCACGAGGTCGATGCCGCTCAAAACGGCGTGGCTGGCACGCTGCCATTTATCGAGAATCGCCGGGCAGCCGCGCTGTGTGAAACTGCCGCTCATCAATGCGATGATGCGGGCTTTGGGATATTTCGCACGTATGGTTTCAATCTGGTAAATGTGCCCGTTATGAAAAGGATTGTATTCTGCGATGATGCCGATGACATTCATGGAATCAACTCCTTGTATGGATGGTTCTTTTAGTGTACCATAGAATTGCATGTTGCAGATGTTTTCAGGAGGCATTGGATGAAAAAAAAAGTAGCGGTAGCGATGAGCGGAGGCGTGGACAGTTCGCTTTGTGCAGCTCTTTTGCAGGAGCAAGGATATGAGGTGCTCGGCATAACCATGCAACTTTCTGATGATAGTCGCGAGATGAACGGTGTTTCCAGCGCAGCGACAGACGCAAGGCGAGTGGCGGATTTTCTTGGCATAGAGCATGTGGTGGCAGATTTTCGTACGCTTTTTTCCGATAAGGTCGTTGATTATTTTTTGACGGAATATTTGACGGCACGCACGCCGAATCCTTGTGTGATTTGCAATCGCTTCTTGAAATTTGGGGAGCTTCTTTCGTTTGCGAAAGAAAAAGGCGCAGATTTTCTTGCTACGGGACATTATGTCCGTGTGGAGAAAGAAGAGGATGGATCCTTTTCCTTGAAGAAAGGCAGGGATGAAAAAAAAGATCAATCGTATGTCCTTTATCGTTTGCCTCGGGAAATATTATCGCATATTCTCTTTCCTCTCGGAAGCTATAGAAAGGAAGAAACGCGAGCCCTTGCCCAAAAACTTTCCCTGCCGGTAGCCAATAAGGCAGAGAGTCAGGAGATTTGCTTTGTGCCGGAAGATGACTATAAAGCGTATTTGTCGCAGCACAGGCCAAACCGTTTTCACACAGGAGATATTGTCGATATGCAGGGACAAATTCTCGGGCAGCACCGAGGTCTTCCTTTTTATACGATTGGGCAACGAAAGGGGCTCGGCATAGCGGCGGCACATCCTCTCTATGTCATCGCTTTGGATGAGGCAAATAATCGCGTGATTGTCGGGAAAAATGAGGAGCTTTATGCTTCGTCGCTTTTTGCAAGCGATGTGAATTGGCTGATGGAAGAACCGACACAAGAGATTTCGGTACATGCCAAGATTCGTTACGGCAGTCGTGAGGTGCAGGCGAATGTTTTGCCTTTGGAGGATGGAGCGGTCAAGGTATCCTTTCTTGAACCACAGCGAGCTGTTACGCCGGGGCAATCCGTTGTTTTTTATTCCGGAGAGCGCCTTGTAGGAGGGGCAACGATTGAGTCGCGGACATGAACGCGGCATATTTCAAGGGTTTTTCTTGCGAAAACGCTATTCTTGTTGCATAATAAGGAAAAGGCCTTATCGCTTTGTAATCTTGGGAGGGTGAATCTATGGCGATGTTTTCCAAGTCGCAGAAGATGCGTTTCTTTCTTGCGATATTCCTGCTGCTTTTGGCAACATGCGGCTGCGGGGCATGGTATTTTTTCTATTATACGAAAACGCCGGAGTATGGGCTGGAAAAAATCAGAATGTCTTTTGAAAAGCATGATTGGCAAACATTCGAGAAATACGTTGATTTAGATGCTTTGCTGGGCAACTCTACGGAAACATTGATTCAGGCCATGATTGATACGGATCGTCCGATGTCCGGAGATGCCAAGGCGGCTATGAATGGTTTCGTGCAGATGTTCAAGGCACCCTTGGCATTGACGCTGCGTACGGAAGTACAGTATTACATTGAACATGGCGAATGGAAAAACAGTGGGGCAGCATCGGAGACGCAAGATCCGATGAGCCTTGATATGGTGCTCACGAGGATCGGACTCAAGACGATACAGTTCCGCAACATTGATTACGTCGCAACGGATCGGGAGACGGGAACGGCACGCGCAGGCGTACGCGTTTATCAGGCGGATATTGGTGAGGAATTCATTTTTGAAGTGAAGCTTGTGCAGGGCGGGGATGGCGTCTGGCGCGTAACGGAAATACAGAACCTTCATGATTTCGTTGCGATGATTGCCAAGGCGCACGATGCGATACTGGCAGATTATCTCGCTAAATCTCAAGCCATCATAGACGCTCACGGAAAATCAGTGCAGGAGATCGAGCAGGAATTCAGCAGCACTTTGCAGAAAGGCTCTCTTGGCAATGATGAAACGCGTCAGGCATTGAAGACCATCATGCTGGAGAAAGCCGCAGCAGACTGGACGCAGCGCAAAGCTGAGCTGTCTGACCTCACAGTGCCGCCCATGGCGGATACGCTGCATCATCTCCGTTTGCGCAGCTGTGATATGCGCATTGCTTACATCCTTGGGTATGCGGCATGGCTGGACGACAAGAAGGCGGCGACCATCCGCGAGGCGCAGGCGAAACTGAAACAGGCGAAGACTCTGGAAAACGAAGCAGCTGCGCTTGCACGCCACATGTCGGGACAATCGAATGCTGTTCCACAACCGCAGCAAAAGCCAATAGGGAATGAAGCATTGGAAAGCATGACGGAACTGCAATAGGAATCCACGGAAGAGCCGCCGTAATCGGCGGCTTTTTGCATGCGCCTTTGTCAACTGATTCTTACGAAAGGTTGACGAAAGAGGAGGCTTTATCTATAATGAGGTTGCATTTTCGATTACCAGGAACATGGAAAAGAAGCGAGGTTTGAAAAGTATGAAACAAGAAGATACGATGTCTGTGCAAAAGATGACGAAGATGGCGCTTTGTGTGGCGCTTTGCTGTGTCGCCGCGTATATTTCCGTCCCGTTGCCGTTCACTACGGCGATGATCACGGCATTGACGCTCGCGATGAATCTTACCGCTTTTATCTTGAAACCGCGAGAGACGTTTGCGGTGCTTTGCGTCTATACTTTGCTTGGGTGCATTGGTCTGCCCGTCTTCGTCGGCGGCACGTCGGGTGTGGGCAAACTTTTCGGCCCTACGGGGGGATTCATCATCGCTTTTGTCATTGCCTACCCAATCGTCAGTTGGCTCAAGGGGACAGGAAATTCGTTTAAGCGTTTCCTTTTGGCAGCCGTTTTTGTCGGTATTCCCCTCACGTATGTCGGGGGATTGACTTCCATGATGCTCTTGATGGATGTCAGCCTTTGGCAGGCTCTCGTCATGGCAGTTTTTCCATTCATTCCAGGAGATGTCTTGAAGGCTGCCTTGGCTGCATTTCTGGGTGTAAAACTCAACAGAGTTTTTCGGCAGTACGAATGATATAATGGAGAGGTTCAACCAATATTTCATGGAAATCCATTCACAAGTATGATAGAATAAATAAATTGAGAAAAGTATATTTGTACCGTTGAGGAAGGACGGATAGATTCCGCGCTTCTTTAAGAGAGTTTATATTATGAAATTGCGAGGTTTTATTTTTGATGACATTTGATTCAAGTACAGAGACGGTGGCCGTTCTTTACGATATTGAGAATGCGCCTTTTGAGATGCTGGATTTTACCTTGGGGAAGGCACGGAAGTTTTTTCCTTGCCGTATGATCGTTGTTTCCGACTGGGAAAAGCACCCTGAGCAGAAGCGGTGGAATCGCTTGATGTCTCGCAAGGGGCTTACTTTCCGCCAGATTGATCGAAAGGTCGATGGCAAGAATTCACTGGATTACGCATTGTTCGACATGGCGAAAATCCTGCGTGATGAGGGCGTGCGCCGCTTTCTTATCGTGACGACGGATTCCGATTTCGTAGCGATTGCTCAGATGCTGCGCGAAAGCGACACGCCGTGTCACATCATCGGCGTGGGAACAGAGCAGGCGAGTCAGTCTCTGCGTGATGCTTATGATGAGTTTTATTGCTATCCGCCTGTCAAGAAGAAGAAAGCGAAGGCGCAGGAGCAAGACGCGCCGGAAGAAAAGGATAAGCAGAAAGCAGGAGGAAAGGCGGACAAAAAACAGCAGAAGAAGCAAGCGAAGAAAAATCAAGAAGATGCGGCGAAGGAGTCTGACAAGCAGCTTTCTCTCGCAGGGAAGAATATTTTGCAAGTGCGCTTGCCCAAATCTCTTTTTGACAAGCTGCAGAAGAAAAAGCGTCATGAAGATGTTGATATGGAACAGCTTGTGACATATCTTTTGATGCGCGGTTTGAACGACTGAGGCGAGGTGGAGCGTGAAGAAGCAAGAAGAGAGTGTTCTGCTCTACCAATTTTCCGATGAGGCTGCGTTGGCTATTCAAGAGGTTTTGCGCAAGTTGAGAATCCAGGCGAGCGTTCTAGAACCAGGAGCATGGCATCAACGCATTGGCTTCTTATTTGCCTTGAAGGGCTTCAAGCCGGGGACTTCGGAGGAAGAAGCCTTTGATTTTCCGTATGAGGCGGTAGTTTTTCATAACATCAAAGGCAAGCGGCTCGATCAGGTTCTTCAAGCTTTGAAAGATGCGGGCATTGCACATATAAAGTTCAAGGCGGTGACGACGCCGTTCAATCTGCATTGGACGCTTGCACGACTGTGCCGAACCATGCATAAAGAACATGCTTATATGATGGAAAGGGATAAGAATTCGGAATGAGGTACGATGATCTCGATCGGACGAGCGTTCTTGTGCGCAAGGAGAAAAATACGTCAGATGGCAGGAAGCTAGACGATACGCAGGAGCTGCCGCCTTTGTCCCAAGATGCTTCTCCTATTTTTTCGAGGCAGGGGACGGTGCGGGAGCTTCCGCCGCTCACATCAAAAATGGAGCATCAGAGGGTGGATGCTGCAGAGTCTGGAAATAGGCGGCAAAGCAGATTCCGCAAGGGGCTGATTTTTGCCGCTTGTTTTGCGGTGGCTCTTTTTTGTGGGTTTCTTTTGTCCGATATGTTTCGCAATCATGAACAAGCTCTTGAGGACGGCCGCAAGGAGGCGCAGCAGGTTGAAATGCGTCAGCAGGAACTTGCTGCACGCGAAGACTCTCTAAAGAAGCAAAGGGCGAGCATAGCGGAGCAGAAAAGAGCGCTGGAAGAAAAAGAGTTGGAACTTGAACGAAAGGCGCAGCGCGCTGCCGGGCGCACGGAACGCATCGAGCAGGAAAAGGACAAGGGAACGGTTGTCGGCGGCTGGGTGGACAAGGTCACGGGAAAGGAAAAGGAGCGCAAGGAGGCGAATGAGAAGAATGCCGCTGAAATTCAGCAGGCAAACTTGGATATCGCTTCGGTACAACAATCCATCAAGGATGCTCAAGCTGTTCTTGATGAAGTGGACAAACAGCTTGACAATGTCAATGAAATGAAAGATCAGGCAGATCGCTTGAAAACGGTTGCACAAGATACGTATGAGAAAAATCAAGGGACGATCAGTCAGATCTTTCATTATGTGAACGAGGGCGCTGATATGCTGCGTCAGATTCTTCAATGACGTGCTTTTCAAGATACAAAAGGAGGATGAACGTGAAGAAAATCATTGCCTTTCTCTTCTTGCCGCTTCTGTTCCTTACGGCTGGCTGCGGCGGCGGAAGCAAACAAGAGCTTGGTACGTTGAAAATCGGTCTCATGCCTGATACGGATTCCGTTCCATTCATCATTGCACAGGAAAAAGGATATTTTGCAGAAGAGGGACTGAATGTGGAACTGCACTCGTTCAAGAGTGCTATGGACAGGGATTCTGCTTTGCAGAGCGGCAATCTTGATGGAGCTGTTTCCGATCTGCTCGCCGTTGCGTTTGCCAAGGATGGCGGCTTCGACGTCAAGGTTACTTCCATGACGGACGGCAGTTACAAACTTGTTGCAGCGCCTGGGACGGAAAAGCTCTCCGTCAAGGAACTCGCCGGCAAGGAGGTCGCTGTTTCTCGCAATACGATCATCGAATATGTGACAGATCATATTCTTGAAAGCAACTCTATGTCCGGTGATGATATAGCGAAGGTCGTTATTCCGCAGATTCCGACGCGCTTGGAGCTTTTGCAAAGCAGTAAGCTGGCAGCGGCCACTCTGCCGGAGCCAATGGCAAGCGTTGCTGTTCACAACGGATGCCGATTCATCACTGGATCGGATGAACTCGGTATCAACCCTGGCGTCATATTGTTTACGGAAAAAAGCACGAAGGAAAAGCGGGCAGAAATCCAAGCGATGTACCGCGCTTACAACAAGGCTGTAGCTTATCTCAACAGCACGGAGCGTGCCGAGTATATCGACCTCGTAGTAGAAAAGAGCGGATTTCCGCCAGCGGCGAAAGAAGCTCTCGTTTTGCCCGTTTATCACACGGCAGCACTGCCCAAGGAGAATGACGTTACGGACTGCATTGCCTGGCTCAAGGGCAAGGAACTGATTAAGAATTCCTACGGGTACGCTGATCTCGTGCTCGATTTATTGCAGCCATGATCGATTTGCAGCACCTGTCCTACGGTTATCGTGTCGATAAAAAATGCATGCAAGTGTTGCACGATATCAATATGCATGTAGAAAAAGGGGAGATTTGCTCTGTCATAGGTCCTTCCGGGTGTGGGAAGTCGACGCTTCTAAAAATCATTGCCGGTCTTTTGCACGATTATGATGGGACTGCGATGATCGATGGAGTCCCTGTTGACCCGAAACGGCAGCGCGTCGGATTCATGCCTCAAAATTACGGACTCCTGCCTTGGAAAACCGTGCGTGAAAATGTCGAACTTGGCGGGAGGATACGTTATGAAAGGGTGCGGGAGAACGAGACCGTTTCCATGATGCAGCGACTGGGCATCGATGCATTCAGTGAACGGTATCCAAAAGAACTGTCTGGTGGGCAGCAACAGCGCGTGGGCTTGGCACGCGCCTTTTTGCTTCGTCCCGATGTGCTTTTGATGGATGAACCGTTTTCGGCACTGGACGCCATCACGCGCGAAGAGATGCAGGAGGTTTTCCTATCCCTTTGGCACGAGCAGCATGTGACCACGGTTCTCGTTACGCATTATGTGGAGGAAGCGCTGTACCTTGGACAGAGAATCGTGATTCTTGCCGACGCTCCTGGGCGCATTGCCGAGGTGTTGGATAATCCTCTTTTTGGCTGTATCGATCAGCGAAATAAAGTAGAATTTTTTCGTATGAGCTGTTATTTGCGTGAGCAAATCAAGAAGAGGTGGCGTCGGGCATGAAGCGTACTGTTGTTTACATTGGCGCTGCCGCCATACTGTTTTTTGTCTGGTGGGTTCTTTCTTTTTTTCTTGCATTGCCGATTGTGCCAAATCCATGGAGTGTTGTTTCCTGTTTGCAGAGCATCTTTTTATCCTCAATTGCCATTCATGCAATTTACAGTTTGGGAAGAATTGCACTGGGTCTTGTCCTTGCTGTAGGAATTGGCTACCCCATAGGGATTTTTATGGGATATGCAGCGAGGGCTGATCGTATTTTTTCTCCTTTTGTCTATCTGATGTATCCCGTTCCGAAAATCGCCTTGCTGCCGATTCTCATGCTGCTTGCCGGCGTGGGGGAGATCTCCAAGGTCTTGATGCTCTTTCTTATCATCGTATTCCAAGTCATCATCGCCGTGCGCGATGCCGTGCGTGCGATTCCGCAAGAGACGTACATGCCCCTTCTTTCCTTGGGGGCGTCGTTTTTTTCCATTTTTCGCCATGTTCTTTGGCCGGCGTCTTTGCCCAAATTCATTACAGCTGTGCGCGTTGCCATGGCGACGGCGATTTCCGTATTGTTTTTTACGGAGACATTCGGTTCGCAATATGGGTTGGGATATTTCATCATGGACGCATGGCTTCGTGTCAATTATTTGGAGATGTATGCAGGAATCGTTGTGCTCAGTTTGCTCGGACTGCTGCTCTTCTCCATGCTTGATTTTATCGAGATGAGAGTTTGCCGATGGCAATATAAATAAGTCTTTCAGTCTTATTGCAGAGGGCGACAGTCCTGAAATTTGAAAAATTATCCATAAAGAGTGACAAGATGCGCTGCTTGTTGTATAATTTGATTAGAAAGAATTTACTTATGAAAGTTTAGCATCTTGAGGATGGGTGAGATATGCCGATCAAAAATACCATGGAAGAATTCGTTCAGCAGAATATCGATGCTGTTTTGCGCATGTATCCCGATTGCTGCTCCTGCGAAAAATGCAAGGAAGACATCATGGCGCTTGCCCTCAATCATCTTCCGCCCAAGTACGTATCTACGCATAAAGGGGATTTGTTTGCAAGAATCGCGACGATGGATCCGGTGGACAAGGCGTTTATCATTCAAGAGATTGCCAAGGCGATACAGATTGTACACAAGATGCCGCGTCACTGAATGCGTATGAATTTATGGCACAAAGAAAGCGATGTCGTTTGAAACGGCATCGCTTTTTTTCAACGTTCTCTTGTCACAGCGTTTTCTTCTGTCTCGTTCGTTTTGGGTCGTCTTCGATGCGTGACTAGAATTTTGTCAATGCGCGCGCGATCCATGTCGACAATTTCAAACGTAAAATCATTCCACTGACAAACTTCTGTTTCTTTGGGAATGTAGCCAAAGTAAGAGGTCAGGAAACCTCCCATCGTTTGGAAATGCGCTTTATCCTCATCGGGCAGAGGCACGTCAATATCAAATTTCTCTTTGAAGTCGTCGATTGAGAACAGTCCATCCATATACCAAGCATCCTTGCCGCGTGGAATCATCTGCGGTGCGTCGATTTCGTCGGCGTCGAAGGATGTTCCGATGATTTCGTTCATGATGTCCGTCAAGGTAAGAAAACCGATAACGCCGCCGTATTCATCCAGCACGACGGCCGCATGCACACCCGTTTCACGGAATTTTTCCAGCACGCGGAATGTTTCCATGGAACGCGGAACGAAGAGCGGTTGGCAGATGAAAGCGGATAATTCAAGCGGCCGCTTTTCCAAACAGGCGTCGAGAAGATCCTTGGCATGAAGTATGCCACAGAAATCGTCAAGGCTGTCACGTCCCACCGGAATGATGGTTTCGGGATTTTCTTTGATGAGCCGCAAATTGTGCTCTATGGAATCTTCGAGATCGATCCAGAACATCTGCGTGCGCGGTGTCATCAAGGCGTAGGCTGTTTGATCACTCATGTGGAAGATATTGTCAACCATTGTCTGCTCTGCTTTTTCAAACGTTCCCTCTTCGGTACCTTGTTCGATCAGATCTTTGACTTCATCCTCCGTAACTGTGTCGGTTACATGAGGATTGATACCAACTAAGAGAAGCAGGAAATTTGCTGAATTGGAAAGGGACAATACTGCAGGGCGCGTGATGTACTCAAGGACATGCAGCCAGCGATGAAAACGCCGCAAATACTTTTCTGGATTTTGCCAAGCGATTTTCTTGGGAAGAAACTCTCCCATGAGAAGTGCGAAATAAGATATGGCAATCGTGCTCAAGACGAATGCGATTGTATGCGCGTAGGGAAGAAAATGGAGAATTTCCTCCAAGAGGGGGGCAATCGCACTGCCGATGACAATGCCGAGCAGTATGCTTGTGAGCGTGATGCCGATTTGCACGACAGAGAGGACGTTCTCAGGCATTTCCAAAATCGTCAAAGCGGCAGCCGCATTTTTATCACCGTCATCGGCGAGCTTTTCCAGACGACTCTTGTGGCTTTCTGTGATGGCGGTTTCCGCCAAGGCAAAAAAACTGCTTGCCGATACGAGAAAAACGCTCAGAAGGATAAGCAATGGCAAATCTGGACTATCCAAGAGGGGACACCATCCTTTGTTAAATATAAAAGTGACACGCCTATTATACCATATTGCGGCAAATCTTATCCATGCTTCCGTAAAGGTTAAGGCTTGACAATCTTGCGAGCAGGAATAATCGAATGAACACCGAAATAGATAAAATGGATTTTATATTATTATTTGAAGGGGCGAAAACGAACGATGAGATTTTCCCGATTGAATTTCATCCTTGCAGTATCCCTGCTTGTTGTACTTACGTTGCTGGCGAGTGGCATTTTCGCGTATCATACTTCCTGCCGCGGACGCATCCTCTACGGAGTGCAGAGTGAGGGGCGCTCCTTGTTTGGCTTGACGCAGAAGGAGGCGGAGCAGTATTTTACGCAGTTGGGGAAGAAGAAACTTGCCAGTCAGACTGTTTCTTTAAGAAGCAACGGCGCTGTGTGGAAAATACAACCGCAGGAAGTGAATCTGCAGCCTGCTGCGGCTGCTGCTGCAGAGGAGGCCTATAATTCCGGGCGTGAGGGGACGTTTGTATTACAGGCGGTGACGCAGATCAAGAATGCTATTTACGGATGCAATATTCCTTTTACGGCAAGTTATGACGAATCGCTTCTGCAGGCGAAATTGGAAGGGATAGCGGAAAAACTCCTCGTTCAACCGGTCAATGCGGCATGTGAAATCAGCGTCAACGGAGCGATTCACCACATTCCGGGAAAATCGGGGAAGAAGCTCGACATAGCTGCCTCATTGAAGGCGTTGGATAAACCGCTGAAAGAAATGCAGGCGGCAAACCTTGAGCTGCCTTTGGAAGAAAATCCCCCGTTTGTCCGTACGGAGGATGTCGCCAACGTCAATGCCGTGCTTGGAACTTATACGACGTATTATCGGCACGGTGCGCGTGGAGACAATATTGCCATAGCGACGCAGCAGCTCAACGGCGTCCTGATTCGCAGCGGAGCAAACTTCTCTTTCAACAACATCGTGGGAACGCGTACCGCAAATGCCGGCTATAAAAATGCTGCGGTTCTGGTAAACGGAAAGTCTGTTCCGGGCATTGGCGGCGGCGTCTGCCAGGTCAGTTCGACGCTTTACAATGCGATTCTCTTGGCAGGTCTCAATCCGACAGAGAGGTTTTCGCATTTCATTCCGTCTTCGTATTGTCCTCCAGGGCTTGATGCGACGGTGGCGGATAATTTGATTGATTTTCAATTCATGAATCCTCTGCCGCATAATGTTTATATTTTAGCAAGTGCAGATGGCAGAAAAATCACGGTGCAAGTGCTTGGTACGCAGGCAGATCTTCAAGGAAAGCACATCTCTATTGAAACGGTCGGCTCAAGCAGGCGACCTTCGGTATATCGCGTTTACAGCGCCAACGGGCAGGTCGTCGAGAGGGAATACCTGCATACGGATTCTTATTCGTAGATTGCTGCACGGGAATACCGATGACAGTGAGACCAGCAGAATACTTCTTTCACTATCGCAATGAGGAAATATGCCTATGGAAAAGAAAAAAATCATTGTCGGAGCCACTGGAGCGAGCGGCTTGCCGCTCCTGATTGAATGCCTAAAATTCATTCGCAAGGAGGAGGGTTTTTCTTCTGTCTTGCTGATGACTCGTGGGGCAGAGCTTACGCTTCAGCATGAAACGAAAATGAAAGCGTCCGATGTTGCTGAACTTGCGGATGAAACTTTTGAGATTGACGAAATCGGTGCGGGGCCTGCCAGCGGTTCTTACCTTACGGCAGGTATGCTCATCGTGCCTTGTTCAATGAAAACGCTCGCCGGCATACATGGCGGATACGCCGACAATCTCCTTCTGCGAGCGGCGGATGTAATGCTCAAGGAAAAGAGGACGCTTGTCCTCGCGGTTCGCGAGTCGCCGTTGAGTCCGATTCATTTGCGCAATATGCATGAGTTGTCGCTTTTGCCGACGGTTCATATCGTGCCGCCCATGATGGTGTTTTACAATCAACCTAAAACTATAGAAGAAATGGTGCAGCAAGCAGCGGCAAGACTGCTTGCGCCGTTTGGGCTTATGGCAAAGGCATATCATCCGTGGCAGGGACTTTGAGAGATGATGCAGAGGAGTGAAGCGAAGTGAAATTGACATTTCTAGGGGCTGCTCATACAGTTACCGGCTCTTGCTATTTGCTGGAGAGCGAGGAGAGGAAAGTTTTGG is from Selenomonas sputigena ATCC 35185 and encodes:
- the mnmA gene encoding tRNA 2-thiouridine(34) synthase MnmA, which gives rise to MKKKVAVAMSGGVDSSLCAALLQEQGYEVLGITMQLSDDSREMNGVSSAATDARRVADFLGIEHVVADFRTLFSDKVVDYFLTEYLTARTPNPCVICNRFLKFGELLSFAKEKGADFLATGHYVRVEKEEDGSFSLKKGRDEKKDQSYVLYRLPREILSHILFPLGSYRKEETRALAQKLSLPVANKAESQEICFVPEDDYKAYLSQHRPNRFHTGDIVDMQGQILGQHRGLPFYTIGQRKGLGIAAAHPLYVIALDEANNRVIVGKNEELYASSLFASDVNWLMEEPTQEISVHAKIRYGSREVQANVLPLEDGAVKVSFLEPQRAVTPGQSVVFYSGERLVGGATIESRT
- a CDS encoding hemolysin family protein gives rise to the protein MDSPDLPLLILLSVFLVSASSFFALAETAITESHKSRLEKLADDGDKNAAAALTILEMPENVLSVVQIGITLTSILLGIVIGSAIAPLLEEILHFLPYAHTIAFVLSTIAISYFALLMGEFLPKKIAWQNPEKYLRRFHRWLHVLEYITRPAVLSLSNSANFLLLLVGINPHVTDTVTEDEVKDLIEQGTEEGTFEKAEQTMVDNIFHMSDQTAYALMTPRTQMFWIDLEDSIEHNLRLIKENPETIIPVGRDSLDDFCGILHAKDLLDACLEKRPLELSAFICQPLFVPRSMETFRVLEKFRETGVHAAVVLDEYGGVIGFLTLTDIMNEIIGTSFDADEIDAPQMIPRGKDAWYMDGLFSIDDFKEKFDIDVPLPDEDKAHFQTMGGFLTSYFGYIPKETEVCQWNDFTFEIVDMDRARIDKILVTHRRRPKTNETEENAVTRER
- a CDS encoding ABC transporter permease translates to MKRTVVYIGAAAILFFVWWVLSFFLALPIVPNPWSVVSCLQSIFLSSIAIHAIYSLGRIALGLVLAVGIGYPIGIFMGYAARADRIFSPFVYLMYPVPKIALLPILMLLAGVGEISKVLMLFLIIVFQVIIAVRDAVRAIPQETYMPLLSLGASFFSIFRHVLWPASLPKFITAVRVAMATAISVLFFTETFGSQYGLGYFIMDAWLRVNYLEMYAGIVVLSLLGLLLFSMLDFIEMRVCRWQYK
- a CDS encoding NYN domain-containing protein, whose amino-acid sequence is MTFDSSTETVAVLYDIENAPFEMLDFTLGKARKFFPCRMIVVSDWEKHPEQKRWNRLMSRKGLTFRQIDRKVDGKNSLDYALFDMAKILRDEGVRRFLIVTTDSDFVAIAQMLRESDTPCHIIGVGTEQASQSLRDAYDEFYCYPPVKKKKAKAQEQDAPEEKDKQKAGGKADKKQQKKQAKKNQEDAAKESDKQLSLAGKNILQVRLPKSLFDKLQKKKRHEDVDMEQLVTYLLMRGLND
- a CDS encoding biotin transporter BioY — protein: MKQEDTMSVQKMTKMALCVALCCVAAYISVPLPFTTAMITALTLAMNLTAFILKPRETFAVLCVYTLLGCIGLPVFVGGTSGVGKLFGPTGGFIIAFVIAYPIVSWLKGTGNSFKRFLLAAVFVGIPLTYVGGLTSMMLLMDVSLWQALVMAVFPFIPGDVLKAALAAFLGVKLNRVFRQYE
- a CDS encoding late competence development ComFB family protein; protein product: MPIKNTMEEFVQQNIDAVLRMYPDCCSCEKCKEDIMALALNHLPPKYVSTHKGDLFARIATMDPVDKAFIIQEIAKAIQIVHKMPRH
- a CDS encoding ABC transporter ATP-binding protein; this encodes MIDLQHLSYGYRVDKKCMQVLHDINMHVEKGEICSVIGPSGCGKSTLLKIIAGLLHDYDGTAMIDGVPVDPKRQRVGFMPQNYGLLPWKTVRENVELGGRIRYERVRENETVSMMQRLGIDAFSERYPKELSGGQQQRVGLARAFLLRPDVLLMDEPFSALDAITREEMQEVFLSLWHEQHVTTVLVTHYVEEALYLGQRIVILADAPGRIAEVLDNPLFGCIDQRNKVEFFRMSCYLREQIKKRWRRA
- a CDS encoding ABC transporter substrate-binding protein, whose translation is MKKIIAFLFLPLLFLTAGCGGGSKQELGTLKIGLMPDTDSVPFIIAQEKGYFAEEGLNVELHSFKSAMDRDSALQSGNLDGAVSDLLAVAFAKDGGFDVKVTSMTDGSYKLVAAPGTEKLSVKELAGKEVAVSRNTIIEYVTDHILESNSMSGDDIAKVVIPQIPTRLELLQSSKLAAATLPEPMASVAVHNGCRFITGSDELGINPGVILFTEKSTKEKRAEIQAMYRAYNKAVAYLNSTERAEYIDLVVEKSGFPPAAKEALVLPVYHTAALPKENDVTDCIAWLKGKELIKNSYGYADLVLDLLQP
- a CDS encoding DUF3783 domain-containing protein, translating into MKKQEESVLLYQFSDEAALAIQEVLRKLRIQASVLEPGAWHQRIGFLFALKGFKPGTSEEEAFDFPYEAVVFHNIKGKRLDQVLQALKDAGIAHIKFKAVTTPFNLHWTLARLCRTMHKEHAYMMERDKNSE
- a CDS encoding nucleotidyltransferase is translated as MNVIGIIAEYNPFHNGHIYQIETIRAKYPKARIIALMSGSFTQRGCPAILDKWQRASHAVLSGIDLVLELPAAFAVRSAQNFAHGGVSLLSRLGVVDGLSFGAESPLAFLQCAADSSKRSDVQELLHAYVQKGHSYAAALSHAIAQSSGINEAFLKQPNNILALEYLRALNCCATSIEPFAVARIGAAYHDEELHDTYASASSIRREIQTAAPRRNLLAKVLPANSMEALFEAHTEEAIPEINLLFRPLLAQLEHHTLENLQEIYGINEGFENRLLHAASHCLTMKELLDECRSRRHPQSRIQRLIFHIMLHLRRQDIHEFDENGPLYARILAFNRAGKSLLHEIKQKSSLPLISKTSHFLKDAALKYSPEKRTTLENMLALDIHATEVRRLCLPQIAKRGEDFQRSPLFISDKRKTPA